The region ACGCCAAGCACGGTTGCTGGCAGTAAACTAGCTGTTGGCTTAGTACTTAATGTGCGCTGTTTGGGACGAGTTGCTTTTAACGAGGCTGACGCGTGAGCTAATGCACTAATTAAAGCCTTGATCACCATAAAGCCTTGTTTTCCGTTACACAGGTCGTTGTCATTACGCAGATAATTGTCACTAAGCAGAGAGTTGCCATTGCGTTGAAACTCGCCAGAGTTGGCGCTAAGACCAAGCAATAGCTTTTTTTTGATCACTTTGACGAGCGTCAATCCAGACGTCACCGTCGTGTCGGGTTTCTTTTTTCCAAAATGGTGCCTCAACTTTCAGGTAATCCATCATAAACTCTGCGGCGTGGAAGGCGTCGGTGCGATGTGCACTTGTTACGCCGACAAAAACAATGTTATCGCCTAGACTAAGCTGGCCAACACGGTGAATAACGGTCACTCTGTTGATTTGCCATTTTGCACGTGCTTGCTCGACAATATTGGCAAGTGAGCGTTCGGTCATGGCAGGGTAATGCTCTAAAAATAAACCCGTGACCTGCTGGCCTTCGTTTTGTTTACGCACGCGGCCAGTAAAGGTTACCACTGCACCATCATCGAGGTTGTCACTTTGGAGTAAGGCAATTTCATCACCCGCATCAAAGTCGGCTTCGTTTACTTGTATTTTGGTGGTCAATGGCGGTGCTTGCATTACTTGCTTAGCTTGCTTACTCAAGGCTAGCCTCCTGTGACTGGTGGGAAAAAGGCAAGTTCATCACCATTGTTCACAAGCGTATCTTGCGTAACCACCTGTTGGTTAACTGCGGCCAAGATATTAGCCGCCGCGAGTGGCTTTTGCCATTGTGGGTGCTCAGCAATTAACTGCTCAACGACTTGGCGGACACTAGTTGCTTGGGTGAGTGGTAGCGTCACTTGTGACTGCCCCAGTTGCTCGCGTAAGCGGGCAAAAAATAGCACAGTTAGCATGATTGCGCGCGCTCCCAATTACCGGTTTTCCCACCTGACTTTGTCAGCACCGCGATGCCTTCTATGGTCATTTCGGGGTCAATGGCTTTGCACATATCAAACAGCGTAAGGCAAGCCACAGAAACAGCTGTTAAGGCTTCCATTTCAACGCCTGTTTGCCCGGCGAGTTTACACAAGCTCGTTACTTTGACACGTGAATGCGCTGGCTCAGGCGTAAAATCAACTTGTACTTTGGTGAGCATGAGCGGATGACACAGTGGAATAAGTTCACCGCACTTTTTGGCGGCTTGAATGCCCGCAATACGCGCTACCGCAAAAACATCACCTTTTTTGTGTTCACCTTGAGTTATCATCGTCAAGGTTTGTGGCGACATACGGATATAACCTTGCGCGGTTGCTTGGCGCTGCGTAACGGCTTTATCAGTAACATCAACCATGTTGGCTTCACCTTGTGCGTTAAGGTGAGTAAGAACGCCTGTCATTGATTAACCTCGGCTATGGCAGTTTACGTCGATATTTTTAAGGTGTGGTGCAAAATTACACGGCTTGTGGCAGGCGTCTAATTGCTCTGCCAGTAGTTTGTCCCAAGCAGTTTTGCAGGCGTTGGTTGAACCGGGTACGCAAAAAATAGCAGTGCCATTTGCCATCCCTGCCAGTGCTCGTGATTGCACGGTTGATGTGCCTATTTCGCCGAGTGAGATATGACGAAAAGTTTCACCAAACCCTTCAATATGCTTATCAAACAGCGGCATTAACGCTTCCGGTGTATTGTCACGTGAGGTAAAACCTGTACCGCCCGTGGAAATCACCACTTGCACATCGTCGCTGGCAATCCACTTCGACACAATAGCACGTAACTGGTAAACATCATCTTTGACGATGGCTTTTTCGGCTAGTGTGTGACCTGCCGAGGTTAAGCGCTCAACTAGCGCAGTGCCAGAAGTGTCGGTTTCTTGAGTGCGGGTATCGGAAACGGTTAATACGGCGATATTGAGTGGAACAAACTCAGGTAAACTTGCTTTTGCCATTAAAAACTCCTGCGTGGCGATAACAGCTGAGACTGCGCGTGTTGCCAGTCTTCAGGGGTATTGGTATTCGTTAATAGGTTTGGGGCAGTGCACTCAATGCTTTGGTGTGGCAGTTGAGATAACAAGGTTTTAATCGATGCCCCTTGGGTTTTCTCGATTGGACTTGTTGTCTTGCCATTGTCAGTTACAGGCGCTTGTGATGCGCTTGCGGCAAGTGCACGAAAGTGTTGTTTAAAAAACAATTCAGTGTAGCCATTGTTGGGCAAATAGAGTGGCAACATGTGGTGGCGATACATGGTCGCTTGATGATTCAGCTCGCCAGCTTGCTTTAATGTGCGCAAGGCATCTGACGTCATCAAGGGTAGATCAACAGGCAGAATCAGGGCCGCCTGACACGGGATTTGCTCAAGTACACTATAAATACCACCTAGCGGGCCAAGCTTTGGGGTTAAGTCAGTAACAACTTTGGGTTCACCCATTCCGACTTGGCTTGTGCCTGCTTGACTGCTTGTATCTGCTTGAATGATAGAGTGCTGGCGAATAAAGAGCTGGCCAATTTCATTCGTTAATTGAGCCGCTTGGCTGGCGTTAGCACTAACGATTAGCTGATCAACACCAGCATCGAGCAGCAGCTGTGCACTAAACGCTAACATCGACTGTGCTTGGAAAGATTGTGACCTAGTGCCATGTTCATTGCTAATTGCTGGGCGCACCAGCTGCGCTTTATTCGTCCCCATGCGTGAAGACAGGCCACCAGCGAGCAATATGCCAATACACTTTGTCTGGCCGTCACGCAAATTAGTGGCTGAATTACCATTTACCTGTGCCGCTGACTTGGGTTGTTTCGTTAGCTCCGTAAACAGCATTATCATTAACCGCCTAACATAGCGAGGTGCTTGGTTGCGCCTGTCAGCCTATCTTGTAAAAAGTGGCTCACTTTTTTGTCTGCCATTAACGCGGTGATTTCACTAGCAATTGCTGTTGCTGTTTCATTGGCGAGTAAATGGCGAAGTTCATGGCCTTGCTCGGCAAATAAACACAAATGCAACTTGCCTAATGAGCTGATGCGCAGGCGATTGCAGCTGGCGCAAAAATCTTTGCTATAGGGCATGATTAACCCGATTTTACCGGCATATTCTGGATGGTAAAACTCTTGTGCAGGCCCTGCGGTTTTGTCTTTCAATGCTGGCATCCAGCCTTGATTGAGCAGTGCTTGTTTAATGGTGTCACCGCTAACGTGCTGTTGATCGAAAAAAGTCGCATTGTCGCCTGTCTGCATTAATTCAATAAAGCGCAGCGAAACAGGTTTGTCTTTTACCCATGCCAAAAATTGCGCTAAGTGATCGCCGTTAAAACCGCGCATCAAGACTGTGTTCACTTTTACGGTCAGGTGAGGAGCTGCAAGTGCTTGATCGATACCGGTTAAAATAGTTGCCAATTTGTTGTGACCCGTGATCAACTGAAACTGCTTGGGATCAAGGCTGTCGATACTAATGTTGATAGCATCTAGCCCCGCATCAAGCCAAGCGGGTAAGTGCTCAGGGAGCTTAAACCCATTGGTGGTGATGGCAACTTGCTTGATCCCCGGTGTTTGCTTACAGCGGCGAATAATATCGGGTAAATCTTTACGCAGAGAAGGCTCACCACCTGTGATACGGATTTTTTCTGTCCCCAGCTGAGCAAAAGTCGCTGCGAGCTTCTCAATTTCAGCTAGCGTTAAGAAGTCGCGATCGTGCTCGCAAGTGTACCCATCGGGCAGACAGTATTGGCAACGAAAGTTGCACACGTCAGTGATTGATAGTCGCAGATAATAAAACCGACGACCAAATGAGTCTTGTAACATCTCACCTTTCCAAATGCGGGAGGCTAGCGCGTTTCCTGACTAACCCTGGTGGTTTTACTTTTCTTGACAGCGAAGTGCAAAACGCGCTTATCAAAAGTAAACCACGGCTTGTTGGCCATATCCTCTTAAACTCTGCTTACTCAGTAAATAACTCAGTAAAAGCTCAACAACTTACTTAGTAAAGAATCGGGACTTAGTGCGAACAAGCTCGGCGAATTAAATTGTCCCCTAAGCATAACAATTAACTGCTGGATTTCAAACTCGAAGGAAAAGGCAGTATATTGAATGAGTGCAAATTTATATAAGGTTTTGTCATGACTGATTGTTTTAGTCAACCTGGGTTATTGCCATTTGAGCGTGCAAAAGCCCTTATCATTGAGAATCTTCCGTCAATTTCTCAACAAGAAGAAGTCTCGATTGCTTTAGCGGTTGGGCGAATTGTCGCCCAGCAAGTGCATAGCCCTGTCAATGTGCCGCCTCATGACAACTCAGCAATGGATGGTTATGCCTTTGCTCAGGCAAGTGTTGAGCAACATCATACCTTGACACTGGCTGGTACCGCGTTTGCGGGCGCGCCTTATCAAGGAAAAGTTGAGCTCGGTCAAGCTGTAAGAATCATGACAGGAGGCAAAGTGCCTGCTGGCTGTGATACGGTTGAAATGCAAGAAAATGTTGAGCTTTCTCGTGATGAAAAGTCGGGCGTTGAGCAAAGCGGCTCTGTCCAACCTCCACAAGAACAATCTCTGCAAAAACAAGCGAGCCATATCACACTCAAACAATCGACGAGGCAAGGGCAACATATCCGTCGATGTGGTGAAGATATCGCGGTCAACCAAGTGTTGTTTGCGCAAGGTCATCAACTTACCAGCGCTGATATTGGCACCTTGGCATCAATTGGCGTCGCCAAAATCGCCGTTTTTAAGCCATTGACTATTGCTTTGATCGCCACGGGTGATGAACTAAAGCAACCGGGCGAGCCACTAGGTGATGGCGATATCTTTGAAAGTAACCGCTACTTTCTGAATGCCATGCTAGGCAAGTTACCAGTTAAATTGATTGATTTTGGTGTCATCCCTGACGATAAAGAAAAGCTGCGAGCCGCCTTTAACGAAGCGGATCTAACGGCTGATATCATTATTTCCAGCGGCGGTGTGTCGGTTGGAGAGGCTGACTACACGAAAGAGATTTTACAAGAGCTTGGGCAAATTGGTTTTTGGAAGATTGCCATGAAACCAGGAAAGCCGTTTGCCTTTGGCAAGCTTGCCAACAGTACTTTCTTTGGGCTGCCGGGTAACCCCGTTTCGGCATTGGTGACTTGTTATCAGCTCGTTGTCCCTGCACTTTACAAAATGATGCAAGCCGACCTACCAAGTCGCGTTCAACTGCCAGCGAAAGTGGCAACTACTTTGAAAAAATCACCTGGTCGAATGGATTTTCAACGCGGTATTTGGCGACTCAACGACAACGGGGAGGTAGAAGTTGAAAGCACGGGCGCGCAGGGCTCAGGTATCTTAACGAGTATTGCCAAAGCCAATTGTTTTATTTTGCTCGCACAAGATCAAGGAAGGGTAGAACAAGGGGAAACAGTAACCATTGAGCTATTTGATCACTTAATATCTTAGTTAACATACTAGGTGAAGTGCTCATTAATGTTGACTAGTTGCAACTAAGCTGAATTGAGTTAGCCAGAGTCGGTAAAGTTCTGCTCAGTAACTCAGTAAAGTGAAACGGTGTGTTCAATTGATATCGAATTGTGTTGAACACACCGCTTGCTGAACAGAGGCATGATTTGAGTCACTTATTCAACGAAATTAACGTAGATTTTATCAGTCGCCGCGACATCAATTATTTCCACACCACCAATGCTATTTTGCAAACGTGAAGCGGTTTTAAAAGCACCGCGACTCTCTGCAAAGGTGATAATATCATCGCCGTTACACATCACTTTTAAAGCCACGTCATGTGCTTTTAAATTGTAGTCGTCCATTGCGACCTTCATGCGGATCGGTTTATTGCTTGCCGCAGATTTACACACTTTGACTAATGCTCGCTCTACTTGTTTGTCCATCGCGCTACTTGCGCCACTGGCCAACATTAACGATAGGCCCGTTGCTAACGCCACTACGCTTGTTTTGACTTTAGTGCTCATTTGATACCTCCTAGGTGTCATCATTAAAAGCTTTCAGTATGTGTTGTCATGATTAATGCACAACTTGGTTTGTACTATTGGGTTCGTACAACTCAATAGTGGCGCTTTTTGCTGGAAAAGTTGTTAATGGTTAACGACGGGGTGTAAATAACTTTACCGCAAAAACCAGTGTATCTATCGCTAAGCTTTTGAAATTAAATGAGTATTGTTAAATGTGAATCGTGATTTTTGACAAAGTTAGTTACATTCACTCGCCAAGCTAGGCGCTGCCTAAATGACAAGTACCACGGAATTGACAAATAGTTGGTGAAAATGATGAATTGTGTTACTGTTGATCTATACAGTTTATTGTCTTTTGTTTTGCTGTGAAAGTGTTCACAGTGTTAAGTAAATGAGGGAAACGCATGGCAGTTGAAAGTCGATTTGTGGTAATTAGAGATGGCGTGGAGGTGCAGACGTTTATGGATAAGAAAGCCGCTGATGAATACGACAAAATGTTGGATATGGCTGATAACCTTTCTGCCATGTTATCAGACGCACCAATTGAACTCTCTGAACAGCTAATTGAAGATTTGAGTATTTTCTTGGCGCAACGTCGAGAAGAAGTGTTAATTGCACTACAAGCTAAAAAAGCGAAGCCTGCGGGAAAAACTTTGCCTAGTACCGATGAGGCAGCGCCTGTAAAAGCATCAGGCAAAGCTAAAACCACGAGTAAAGCGAAAGCTGGCAGCTCAGCCGCTAGCGAAGATGAGACACTGCCTCAAGCAAGCTAGTCGTGCGTAATTTACATAACACCGAAAAAGAGGTGTTAGCTTATACTTTTATCCCCAGCGCCAAACGAAAAACCATTGGCTTACAAGTAAAACAAGGGGAGATTATTGTTCGAGCGCCGATGTTTGTCGACAAAGCATTTGTTGATCACTTTGTTGCGAGTAAAGCCAATTGGCTACAGCAAAAGGTCGCAGAACAACAGGCATCTAAAGGTCAAGCTCCCAGATTCCAGATAGTAGCTGGCGGACAGTTACTGTTTTTAGGTGAAGCGCGACACATTGAGGTTCACGCGGGCTTTACGACCGCTGTCGAATTAGCAGAGCACTCGCTGGCCTTTAAGTTAACGCAACGCCAGCTAGCATTGTCATCACCACAACTTAATCAACTACTTACCAAGTTATTTGATGATTGGTTGCTCACCCAAGCCAAGCACTACCTGCCACAGCAACTCGCGCATTGGTCAGCAGAGACTAACCTAAGCCCCTGTGATATACAGATCAAAAAATACAAAGCACGCTGGGGAAGCTGCACTAGTCGAGGTGTATTAAGTTTAAACAGTCGATTAATGATGTGTCCGCCAGAGATCATTGATTATGTGATTATTCACGAGCTTTGCCACTTGGTTCATTTGAATCATTCCCGACAATTTTGGCACTTAGTGTCTTCATATTGCCCGTATATGACGCAGGCCAAACAGTGGCTCAAGCAGCATCAGCGAGAGTTTCATTTTTAGCTGCCATTCTGTGGGAGTAAACTATGTTGCTCATTGCGCCATGTGCTTACGAGCTAATGATAAGTGTGTCATTTACTCAGGTAGAAGTGCCGCTAAAACTCCTGCGAATAATCCCTCTGAATTTGCTCTTCACAAAGCAGACTGAGTTTGAATGGCTTAATTGGCATACCGCATTGTTTGATATTGCGAAGCAATTCGTATTTTTTTTGTACATTTTGGTACATAGTTGCAATTTTTTTATCAAACGCCCGGTTATATAGCAATGAGGCGATGTTAATTTAACGTTAAATATTTCGAACTATTTGCCAAATTTTGGATCAAAGAATGCATAAGCAGTAAATAGAGGTAAGGATGCAGTAAATCGAGGTTGTGAATATGAGGGCTCGTTATGAAGCTAACAACAAATGTTGTCAAAATGATACTGATATATTGTCTATCAGCCATTGTCTCAATGTTGCTCATTAAGCTACTGCTGCCGTTTTAAAGGCATTTATGCCAAGCGCTATTTTTTGCACCATCAACGTTGGTGCAATGTCTATGCTTTTCACTGTATTTAGCACCCATTTCAGCTTATCTTTAAAAAAACTGTCTAAAAATCTTACAAATAGTAAGTATTGTCCATTAACAATTCTCAAAAATTGCGTTAGATTAACGCAGCAAAAATAATAATAACAAAAGGAAGTAACTATTTATGAGTTCGTCGGTACTTATTTGTGATGACTCAAACCTCGCGCGAAAACAAGTCTTGAGAAGCTTACCTAAAACTTGGGATGTCGATGTCCAGTTGGCTAAAAACGGCCTTGAAGCCCTAGATGTGTTGCGAGCTTCTGCCGTTGACGTGATGTTCTTGGACCTTACCATGCCAGAGTTAGATGGCGTCGGTGTGCTTGAGGCAATCAACGCAGAAAATATCGATTTAAACGTGTTCGTTATCTCTGCTGATATTCAACCCGAAATGCAAAGTAAGGTGCTCGAGTTGGGAGCAAAAGCATTTTTGCGCAAACCCGTCAGTGCTGACACTTTGTTAGTGACATTGCAAGACAACGGTTTTATCTAATGGCCTACGAATTAGACGAAGACCAACAAGATTGTTTGCAGGAACTGATCAATGTTGCCATGGGACAAGCGAGTGATCAGCTAGCAAGGTATCTTGATACCTTTGTGTATCTGACCGTGCCAGATATTGAGCTAGTCAATGGTCAAAAGCTCAGTGATGATTTGGTGGCCAATGAGCACTCGATGACGGTAGTCAGCCAAGGCTTTTTTGGCTACGAAGGAATTCGTGGTGAAGCGCTATTAGTTTATCAGCACCAAGACTCAGATCGCATCGGCGATTTACTGGGCTATGAACCTGATGAATTATCAGTGGAAGAGCAATTAATTGATATCAGCTCGATATTAACTACCACCTTTTTAAATGTGTTTGCTGGCCAAATCGAAAATCAATTGTCTTACAGCGCGCCCAAATTACTGGCAGATAGTCAAGGCACCTTAGCGGCGCATCTGACGCAGTTGTCGTTCGATTGGGATACTGCACTTACCGTGAATATCAATTATCAAGTCACAGATTACTCCTTTAATTGTGAGATGATTTTGCTGATTCCGGAAGCGGCAATCGACGATATTAAAGCCGTCATTGACCGTATACTGGCTGACTTCTAATTATGACAAGCGCATTAGATAGTCCTATTATCGACCAATTAAACTCAGGTGTATTATTGGTCGATCTCGATTTTCAGTTACTGCATTGGAATCGTTTTTTCGCTGTACACGTCAATAAGCCATTAGCTGACATGATTGGGCAATCTATTTTTAATGTCTTTCCCGAATTACCCAAGCGTTGGTTTGAGCGCAAACTCAATAGTGTGATTCAGCTAGGAACGCCCAGTTATTGTGGTTGGGAACAACGGCATCATTTATTCGAACTGCCACATACACGTCCGATCACGACTGACAGGGAATTTATGGCACAAAACTGCACGTTTTTGCCTTATGTTGAGGCTGGAGAACTCAGAGGTGTGTCGATTCTTATCGAGGATGTGACAGACGTTTGCCATTACCAATCAATGCTCAAGGCGACAATGCAAGAACTGGAGCAGGCGACTCGCATTGACGGTTTAACGCGCATATACAATCGCAAACATTGGGAAGAGTCTCTTGCTTTTGAATTTACACGAGCTAAGCGCTATCAAAGCGATATTAGTTTATTGATGTTTGACCTTGACCACTTCAAGCGCATCAACGATAGCTACGGGCATCAATGCGGCGACTTAGTCTTAATCGAGGCTGCCAAACGGGTCAAAACATTGCTTCGTGATGCGGATATTTTTGGTCGCTACGGCGGTGAAGAATTTGCGGTGATCCTGACGGAAACGAATCAGTTTGGCGCAGTTGAAGTCGCTGAGCGGGTGAGGAAAGCGTTAACGGCTCGCCCTGTGGTTTACAATGGCAAGGAAGTCAATTTTTCCGCGAGTATTGGGATCGCTTCTTTCAACAGTGAACAGAGCAATTATGAAGCGTTAATCGCTGATGCCGACCGCGCTTTGTATCGCGCGAAATCATCTGGACGCGATAAAATTTGCGTGACACCAACCTTGTCAGAATGCTCTTAACTCGCGTTGAGTGTTAGCGATATTAACGACAAAAATCAGCGTTTTGCTTAATTATGCACAAAAGCTATTAGTTTATTCGTAATTAGATGGTTTTATTCACCTTGTTAGAGTTGACATTCTAAAATGACAGTGGCATGTTTAAGCCATGAAAAATATTCAAAACCACATCATTACCATTATTACCACTACCACCCTCGAGGGTTGGTGGTCATTGGCTGACGTGTAAATATAAAAAGATTTTTACAAAGCCCGTGACCTAACAAGGTCACGGGCTTTTTTGTTTTTAGAGGAAGAAAAAATGCGGGTATTAAAGTTTGGTGGGTCATCCTTGGCATCGGCAGAGCGTTTCAAAGCGGTTGCAGATATCATTCTTGCCAAAGAAAAAGAATCAAGCGTTGCCGTTGTCGTCTCAGCGCCACAAGGCGTTACCAACCACCTTGTGGCGATGGCTGAAAACATTGGCGATGAAGCGAAAATGCAACAGGATCTCGTTCATTTTAAGCAAGCCATCGAAACCATTATTGCTGACCTTGGTGCGAGCATTTCTTCTTTTGACAAACATCATGCAGAGCAAGCGTTAACTGATTGGGAACATCAGCTATCACGCTTAATGCAAGGTGCCCACTTACTTGAATTTTGCCCAGACCATGTCCGTGCCCGCATCATTTCAACAGGCGAACGATTGAGTGTTGCGATTCTTTCCTCTGTACTTGCCGCTCAAGGCAAAACAGCTACTGCATTGGCTCCCGAAGAGTTTTTAGTAACCAATGACGTGTCACTTAACGCCGTTGCCGACCTCGTGCTTTGTAAAGAGAAATTCAGCACCGCTTACCCGTCACTGTCTGGCATTAGCGTCATGCCGGGCTT is a window of Thalassotalea euphylliae DNA encoding:
- the moaE gene encoding molybdopterin synthase catalytic subunit MoaE, which translates into the protein MQAPPLTTKIQVNEADFDAGDEIALLQSDNLDDGAVVTFTGRVRKQNEGQQVTGLFLEHYPAMTERSLANIVEQARAKWQINRVTVIHRVGQLSLGDNIVFVGVTSAHRTDAFHAAEFMMDYLKVEAPFWKKETRHDGDVWIDARQSDQKKAIAWS
- the moaD gene encoding molybdopterin converting factor subunit 1 gives rise to the protein MLTVLFFARLREQLGQSQVTLPLTQATSVRQVVEQLIAEHPQWQKPLAAANILAAVNQQVVTQDTLVNNGDELAFFPPVTGG
- the moaC gene encoding cyclic pyranopterin monophosphate synthase MoaC yields the protein MTGVLTHLNAQGEANMVDVTDKAVTQRQATAQGYIRMSPQTLTMITQGEHKKGDVFAVARIAGIQAAKKCGELIPLCHPLMLTKVQVDFTPEPAHSRVKVTSLCKLAGQTGVEMEALTAVSVACLTLFDMCKAIDPEMTIEGIAVLTKSGGKTGNWERAQSC
- the moaB gene encoding molybdenum cofactor biosynthesis protein B, translating into MAKASLPEFVPLNIAVLTVSDTRTQETDTSGTALVERLTSAGHTLAEKAIVKDDVYQLRAIVSKWIASDDVQVVISTGGTGFTSRDNTPEALMPLFDKHIEGFGETFRHISLGEIGTSTVQSRALAGMANGTAIFCVPGSTNACKTAWDKLLAEQLDACHKPCNFAPHLKNIDVNCHSRG
- the mobA gene encoding molybdenum cofactor guanylyltransferase — its product is MIMLFTELTKQPKSAAQVNGNSATNLRDGQTKCIGILLAGGLSSRMGTNKAQLVRPAISNEHGTRSQSFQAQSMLAFSAQLLLDAGVDQLIVSANASQAAQLTNEIGQLFIRQHSIIQADTSSQAGTSQVGMGEPKVVTDLTPKLGPLGGIYSVLEQIPCQAALILPVDLPLMTSDALRTLKQAGELNHQATMYRHHMLPLYLPNNGYTELFFKQHFRALAASASQAPVTDNGKTTSPIEKTQGASIKTLLSQLPHQSIECTAPNLLTNTNTPEDWQHAQSQLLSPRRSF
- the moaA gene encoding GTP 3',8-cyclase MoaA; this encodes MLQDSFGRRFYYLRLSITDVCNFRCQYCLPDGYTCEHDRDFLTLAEIEKLAATFAQLGTEKIRITGGEPSLRKDLPDIIRRCKQTPGIKQVAITTNGFKLPEHLPAWLDAGLDAINISIDSLDPKQFQLITGHNKLATILTGIDQALAAPHLTVKVNTVLMRGFNGDHLAQFLAWVKDKPVSLRFIELMQTGDNATFFDQQHVSGDTIKQALLNQGWMPALKDKTAGPAQEFYHPEYAGKIGLIMPYSKDFCASCNRLRISSLGKLHLCLFAEQGHELRHLLANETATAIASEITALMADKKVSHFLQDRLTGATKHLAMLGG
- the moeA gene encoding molybdopterin molybdotransferase MoeA gives rise to the protein MTDCFSQPGLLPFERAKALIIENLPSISQQEEVSIALAVGRIVAQQVHSPVNVPPHDNSAMDGYAFAQASVEQHHTLTLAGTAFAGAPYQGKVELGQAVRIMTGGKVPAGCDTVEMQENVELSRDEKSGVEQSGSVQPPQEQSLQKQASHITLKQSTRQGQHIRRCGEDIAVNQVLFAQGHQLTSADIGTLASIGVAKIAVFKPLTIALIATGDELKQPGEPLGDGDIFESNRYFLNAMLGKLPVKLIDFGVIPDDKEKLRAAFNEADLTADIIISSGGVSVGEADYTKEILQELGQIGFWKIAMKPGKPFAFGKLANSTFFGLPGNPVSALVTCYQLVVPALYKMMQADLPSRVQLPAKVATTLKKSPGRMDFQRGIWRLNDNGEVEVESTGAQGSGILTSIAKANCFILLAQDQGRVEQGETVTIELFDHLIS
- a CDS encoding DUF3718 domain-containing protein, with protein sequence MSTKVKTSVVALATGLSLMLASGASSAMDKQVERALVKVCKSAASNKPIRMKVAMDDYNLKAHDVALKVMCNGDDIITFAESRGAFKTASRLQNSIGGVEIIDVAATDKIYVNFVE
- a CDS encoding YebG family protein is translated as MAVESRFVVIRDGVEVQTFMDKKAADEYDKMLDMADNLSAMLSDAPIELSEQLIEDLSIFLAQRREEVLIALQAKKAKPAGKTLPSTDEAAPVKASGKAKTTSKAKAGSSAASEDETLPQAS
- a CDS encoding M48 family metallopeptidase; the encoded protein is MRNLHNTEKEVLAYTFIPSAKRKTIGLQVKQGEIIVRAPMFVDKAFVDHFVASKANWLQQKVAEQQASKGQAPRFQIVAGGQLLFLGEARHIEVHAGFTTAVELAEHSLAFKLTQRQLALSSPQLNQLLTKLFDDWLLTQAKHYLPQQLAHWSAETNLSPCDIQIKKYKARWGSCTSRGVLSLNSRLMMCPPEIIDYVIIHELCHLVHLNHSRQFWHLVSSYCPYMTQAKQWLKQHQREFHF
- a CDS encoding response regulator, which encodes MSSSVLICDDSNLARKQVLRSLPKTWDVDVQLAKNGLEALDVLRASAVDVMFLDLTMPELDGVGVLEAINAENIDLNVFVISADIQPEMQSKVLELGAKAFLRKPVSADTLLVTLQDNGFI
- a CDS encoding chemotaxis protein, whose protein sequence is MAYELDEDQQDCLQELINVAMGQASDQLARYLDTFVYLTVPDIELVNGQKLSDDLVANEHSMTVVSQGFFGYEGIRGEALLVYQHQDSDRIGDLLGYEPDELSVEEQLIDISSILTTTFLNVFAGQIENQLSYSAPKLLADSQGTLAAHLTQLSFDWDTALTVNINYQVTDYSFNCEMILLIPEAAIDDIKAVIDRILADF
- a CDS encoding sensor domain-containing diguanylate cyclase, whose protein sequence is MTSALDSPIIDQLNSGVLLVDLDFQLLHWNRFFAVHVNKPLADMIGQSIFNVFPELPKRWFERKLNSVIQLGTPSYCGWEQRHHLFELPHTRPITTDREFMAQNCTFLPYVEAGELRGVSILIEDVTDVCHYQSMLKATMQELEQATRIDGLTRIYNRKHWEESLAFEFTRAKRYQSDISLLMFDLDHFKRINDSYGHQCGDLVLIEAAKRVKTLLRDADIFGRYGGEEFAVILTETNQFGAVEVAERVRKALTARPVVYNGKEVNFSASIGIASFNSEQSNYEALIADADRALYRAKSSGRDKICVTPTLSECS